The segment TCCACGTGGCGACGCACACGGTTGCCACCAGCGCCAGTGGCAAAACAATCCAAATTTTTCGGGACTGGGGTGCTGACATGGGACCGCTCGGCAATGTGGGGGCGGAATTTTTACCGGGATAGGCAAATCTGCTGCTGGCATGCCCCGGGGCCTGCTGGAGTATATGCCGTCCTGATGGGATAGACAACTTATGCTGCTGCCGGGTTGTTTGCATGCCGTAAACAACGAGAAAAGACGCTATCTGGCACGGGAGGCAAAATACTGTGCGGCGTTCGGGCGGCTCATCACGCTGCTGGCAGAAGCGCCCGACTGCCACAGTAGGGTTATCTGAATTGTCCCACTACCTTCACCGCGGCTCTCCCTATGATGGCCCTCCGCCGCGGTTACGCTCGCTGCGCGCTGCAGCCCTCTTCTGGCAAGCGAAAAGACTTTGCTAGCAGCCTTCACGGGCGTAATTGGCGGCCTTTTTCTGCTCCATTCGATTTTTCTTCTCCAGCTCCCCAGCCAATTCCGTGCTACAAGCCGTATTTCCGGCAAACTTTGCCAAAGTTTATCAACTCTCCCAGGAGGCATTACCGATACTACCGTCACGCTGAAAGCGCGGACTTTCCAAAAAGAGCCCATTGCGCTAACCGCCGTTAGGTTATTTCGAGGTGCAGGTCAACTATGCAGCTAGCTCGCCTAAAGATGTGGCTGTTGATGACGACCGTTGTCCTGGTCGGCATTGGTTCTGCGCGGGCCCAAGATTGGACGCCGTTTGGCCCCAGCAACGTGCGTTACGATTTGGATTTGTTCGCCCCGCCGGATCTTAGCGCGTACGCAGATTGGCCGCGGCCCAACGAAGGATTTTTCTTCCAGTACGATCGGCTGTACTGGTCGATTTCCGGTCCCCGCCGCACGCCGATTGGCCAAGGCGGAACCGCGCTAGGGTTCTTCAACGGACCGCCGCAATTCGATCCCACCGCCCAAAACCCGAGCCTCATTGTTACCCCTTATGCGAGCACGGCCGATACCGGATTCATCAAGGCCGACCAAGTTTGGGGAAACCGTTATGAATTGGGCTTCATGGAAGACAACAAGGGCTGGCTCGTCAGCATTATGAATCTGCAAAAGCAAACGCAGCAAATGATTGCCGGCAGCACGGCGGCGACTGTCGGAGGACTTCCCGCGGGCCAAACCATAATATTCCGCGATCCTCAAGGATTGTTGTTTGGCTTTGTCGACACCAATGGCGACGGCGTCGACGACGACTTGAACAGTGCAACCCTATTCAATCCGCCGCCGGGCAAATTCCCGGCAGGGACATTCGGCGTGTTTGGCCGACCACTCCCGGCCAATTTGAACTTCAATTTGGCGCCACCGGGGAGTATCACTCCGACAACTTACGCCGGCTTCACCGATTTCGGCGATGAAGTGGCCCTGGTGCCGCTATTCAATTCCATTACCGCAATCAATCAAACCAGCATGGTTGGCACGGAAATCGATCGCACCTGGCGTTACCCAACCACCAAGTACGGCGTATGGGACGGATTCTTCGGAGTGCGGTGGCTGCTATTTCGCGACGTGTTCGACGTCCTGGCGATTAACGATACACCCAGTAATGGCACAGTGCCTGTCGGGTTGCCGGGTGCCAGCTTCTGGGACACCACGGTCGACAACAACATGTTCGGCCCGCAACTCGGCTTCCGTTACAGCCACGAGGTGGCCCGGTTCAATATTCAATGCGAAGGACGCTTCATGGCGGCCATTAACTTCCAATCGACGCACTTGAACGGCGAAATTGCTTCGGCGTTGAATCCGCTGACGGTCGATCCCATTAATGAGCCATTGCTCCTAGTGCGCACGTCATTTGCCAGTTGGAAGTACGATGAAACATTCTCGCCCGTGGGTGAATTGCGTGTGAACGTGAATTACCAACTCACGAAGGCCGTAGCCATTCAGGCGGGTTATAACGCCATTTTGGGCGGCGGCATCAGCCGTGCCAGCCGGAGAATCGATTACGTGCTGCCGGCACTACAGATTAATAATTTCAACAAGAACGATGTGTTCTTCACGAACGGCATCAACCTCGGCATTACCTTCAATCGGTAAGTCGCCGCGTTCATTCGATTGCAGCTTAGCCGTTTGCCGCTTCAGTTTTGGGAGATTTGCAGCTTTCGCAGCTCGTCGAGTTCACATTGCAGGCGATGCCGCAGAGGGCTTTCCGCACGCAACTCGTCGAGCAATTCTTGAGCCTTGGCAAACGTATCGTCAGTGTATGCGCCACCTTTGAACAAAGTGTGCCAGCTCCCGGAAACCTCTTTTTCGGTCAACACTCCTCGAATCCTCTGGGTTGGAAGGAATAGTGCCTGCCCTAGCTTAATACTAAACAATTCCCAATATTCCGCAAGTGAATTTTATCAGGCAGTTGCCGTAACCTGCGGGTGCTAGCGGCATTGAAAGTTTTACCCCGACGTTTTTCCCAGCGCGACACAACCGTAAGGCGACCGGGCATCGCAATCTCAGCGAATCTGCACGATAATAGCCGCATGATACCGGCAAAAGTGGCCTTAATTACTGGCAGTGGCAAGCGTCGCATAGGTTGGCATATTGCGGAGGCATTGGCAAAACGGAATTACGCCATCGCCGTGCATTACCGCAGTTCTGCCACGGAAGCTGCGGAAACCGTCCGGCATTTGCGCACGCTGAATGTCGAGGCCGAAGCGTTCGGCGCCGATTTGACGGACGAAGAATCGGTTCGCATGCTCACCCAAGCGGTGCTGGCCAAATTCGGCCGCATCGATGTGCTGGTGAACACCGCCGCCGCCTGGAAAAGCAAGCCGCTGGAAGATGTCACCGCCGCCGATGTACGCGGTTTTTTGGAAACCAACACGTTGGCAACCTTTTTGTGCTGCCAGCATGTCGGGCTGGCCATGGCGAAACAGGCTGACGGCGGCGCCATTGTCAACTTCGGCGATTGGGCCACCGTTCGGCCCTATGTGAATTACGCCGCCTATTTTCCGTCCAAGGGCGCTATTCCCGCACTCACTCGGACGATGGCCGTCGAACTGGGAACTCGTAATCCGCGCGTGCGGGTAAATTGTATTATGCCCGGGCCCGTTTTGCTTCCGCCCGATTTGCCAGCCGCCGAACGAGAGCAAGCCATTCAGGCCACGTTGGTCAAACACGAAGGCAGCCCGCAGAATATCGTTCAAGCGGTGCTGCACTTTATCGAGAACGATTTTGTCGCCGGCGCGTGCCTGCCGGTCGATGGCGGCCGCAGCATCTACGCGCTGGACAGCGAAGTGTAAGTTGTCGCTTAATTTCATTTTTGGGTGGCTGGGGTCGAACGGAGTGAGCCCCCAGCGGCCTGCATTCCGGGGGCTCGGCGGCCTCGACCCCGGCCACCCCAGTCGCATTTAGCGAACCGTCACTTCGGCACCATGCCGGGCAGCAAATAAGCCTGCACCAGGGTTAATATGCCGACCAGCGTTGCCAGCGCCACGCTGTGCCAAAAGACAAAACGCAGGATTTGTCCTTCCTCTCCCTCCTGTCCGGTGGCCGCGGAAGCAACCACAATGCTTTGGGCATCGATCATCTTCCCCATGACGCCTCCGGTGCTGTTGGCGGCACAAATCAGAATGGGGTTCAAGCTCAAACGTTCCGCGGTAATGCGTTGCAAATTGCCAAACAGCGCGTTGCTGGAAGTGTCGCTTCCTGTGAGCGCCACGCCCAGCCATCCTAAGAGTGCGGCAAAAAACGGATAGAGCACGCCCGTGTGCGTGAACGCCAACCCCAAGGTGACATCCGTGCCGCTGTACTGAGTGGTGAAAGCAATCGCCAACATACAAGCGATGGTGAACAGCGGCCAGCGCAAGCGATACAGCGTGTGCATCAATAAACGGCAAAACCGCACCGGAGAAATGTGCATCCACAAGGCCGATAAAATCGCCGCCACAAAAATGCCTGTCCCGGTGCCGCTCAGCCAATTGAAGCGAAATTCTGCAGCTTTCGGCTTCCCGTCGCCGCCGATCACCGACGCATCGGGCTGCACCTGCTGGTCCAAATGGGGCATGGCCCAGCGTTCTTCTCCATGGCGATTCAAAAAAGCCTGCACGTGCGGTTCTCCCCAGGCAAACACGCAAACGGAAAGAATGATCCAGGGAATCCACGCACGAATAATTTCGCGGCGAGTGTAACCGTAGCGATTGCCAATGGCAGCCGGACCGTTTTCGGCGATAATCG is part of the Pirellulales bacterium genome and harbors:
- a CDS encoding BBP7 family outer membrane beta-barrel protein, producing the protein MQLARLKMWLLMTTVVLVGIGSARAQDWTPFGPSNVRYDLDLFAPPDLSAYADWPRPNEGFFFQYDRLYWSISGPRRTPIGQGGTALGFFNGPPQFDPTAQNPSLIVTPYASTADTGFIKADQVWGNRYELGFMEDNKGWLVSIMNLQKQTQQMIAGSTAATVGGLPAGQTIIFRDPQGLLFGFVDTNGDGVDDDLNSATLFNPPPGKFPAGTFGVFGRPLPANLNFNLAPPGSITPTTYAGFTDFGDEVALVPLFNSITAINQTSMVGTEIDRTWRYPTTKYGVWDGFFGVRWLLFRDVFDVLAINDTPSNGTVPVGLPGASFWDTTVDNNMFGPQLGFRYSHEVARFNIQCEGRFMAAINFQSTHLNGEIASALNPLTVDPINEPLLLVRTSFASWKYDETFSPVGELRVNVNYQLTKAVAIQAGYNAILGGGISRASRRIDYVLPALQINNFNKNDVFFTNGINLGITFNR
- a CDS encoding SDR family oxidoreductase, which produces MIPAKVALITGSGKRRIGWHIAEALAKRNYAIAVHYRSSATEAAETVRHLRTLNVEAEAFGADLTDEESVRMLTQAVLAKFGRIDVLVNTAAAWKSKPLEDVTAADVRGFLETNTLATFLCCQHVGLAMAKQADGGAIVNFGDWATVRPYVNYAAYFPSKGAIPALTRTMAVELGTRNPRVRVNCIMPGPVLLPPDLPAAEREQAIQATLVKHEGSPQNIVQAVLHFIENDFVAGACLPVDGGRSIYALDSEV